The proteins below are encoded in one region of Casimicrobium huifangae:
- a CDS encoding lipocalin family protein, with protein MSAGFFASASAQDLARSVVGSWRLVSHTVTTAGTTFDSHSALLQQRPCAAKIRYNIGADGTYRLDASASDCDEKYKSAQQKLYAKTKWKLDGNKITTSSTNFAVGQTYSASISGSRMTWIGTEGQGTLVFER; from the coding sequence ATGTCTGCTGGCTTCTTTGCCTCGGCCTCAGCGCAGGATCTCGCCAGAAGCGTTGTGGGGTCCTGGAGGCTGGTCTCGCATACCGTCACTACGGCCGGCACGACGTTTGATTCACATTCGGCTCTCCTGCAGCAGCGCCCGTGCGCAGCCAAGATTCGCTACAACATTGGGGCTGACGGAACGTATCGCCTCGATGCTTCGGCGAGTGACTGTGACGAGAAGTACAAGTCTGCGCAACAGAAACTGTATGCCAAGACGAAGTGGAAGCTCGATGGCAACAAGATCACTACGTCGTCGACGAATTTCGCTGTCGGCCAGACGTACAGCGCCTCAATCTCGGGTAGTCGCATGACGTGGATAGGAACCGAGGGGCAGGGGACACTGGTGTTCGAACGCTGA
- a CDS encoding spore coat protein U domain-containing protein: protein MPDRILRRRAVRGGFDPGRATDGAAFGLVRVACTRGTTYRVLVDNGRAFDPRCGMRTLRRFSGEAMPYELATQGDRRIASGWQRSAEVRLDARIRVCDYVDLPGGTYEDILRISLEY, encoded by the coding sequence GTGCCGGATCGAATCCTCCGGCGACGTGCCGTTCGGGGGGGGTTCGACCCGGGACGCGCGACCGATGGCGCTGCTTTCGGTCTGGTTCGAGTGGCTTGCACTCGCGGCACGACTTACCGTGTTTTGGTAGACAACGGACGAGCATTTGATCCGCGATGTGGCATGCGCACCTTGCGTCGGTTCAGTGGTGAGGCTATGCCCTACGAGCTTGCAACTCAGGGTGACCGCAGGATCGCGTCAGGTTGGCAGCGGTCCGCCGAGGTAAGACTGGACGCCCGGATCCGCGTGTGCGATTATGTCGACCTGCCGGGCGGAACCTACGAAGACATACTGCGAATATCGCTGGAATACTGA